In one window of Helianthus annuus cultivar XRQ/B chromosome 17, HanXRQr2.0-SUNRISE, whole genome shotgun sequence DNA:
- the LOC110922495 gene encoding uncharacterized protein LOC110922495: MLTGSASKRAQLPKKFSNLSHTIMNASTPRKLRSALEKRPHESRKTCAPASSYTRKEMDGFEWRFKDCTNKHKITMDEHKDSKLSLITKDEEEAAQAFFALAQTFTETCMNKTSDMELSSIMVPPNQTEETNVKNVLQKRCLVHVYVCHFIKVVQTAES; encoded by the exons ATGCTCACCGGTTCTGCAAGCAAGAGAGCTCAGCTCCCCAAAAAG TTCTCTAATCTTTCTCATACAATTATGAATGCATCTACCCCGCGAAAGCTACGATCAG CATTGGAAAAACGACCACATGAGTCTCGAAAAACCTGTGCACCCGCATCATCGTATACAAGAAAAGAGATGGATGGATTCGAGTGGCGATTTAAGGATTGCACAAACAAGCACAAAATCACAATG GATGAACACAAAGACTCTAAACTGTCTTTAATaacaaaagatgaagaagaagcaGCCCAAGCTTTCTTTGCGTTGGCTCAAACATTTACCGAGACCTGTATGAATAAAACTTCAGATATGGAACTGTCATCAATCATGGTACCACCAAATCAAACTGAAGAGACTAATGTGAAGAATGTGTTACAAAAGAGATGTTTGGTTCATGTTTACGTATGTCATTTTATAAAGGTTGTGCAGACAGCCGAGAGTTAA